A segment of the Fusarium oxysporum f. sp. lycopersici 4287 chromosome 4, whole genome shotgun sequence genome:
GGCAGCAGCCGAAGGACTGACTTTAACGAAATGGCTATATCGAGGATTCTGGTGGAACGCGATACGGCAGGTTCCCAGCACGAGTGCGGGATTGATCATCTTTGAGTTGATACGGCGCAAGTATGGACTTGGGCAAGAAGAAGTGAGAATTACAAAGGATGGGTATGACATTCTGCTTCACTAGAGGCTGGGTTGGTGTGATGGCGTTGGTGTATAGACTATTCTCCTCATTGTTTTGGGCCTGTATAGAAAGATTAGGAAGTGTATAGAAATGAAAGATACCTCTCTACGTTGTTCATAATGTCACCAGTTTCTTATTTGGGTCATGATCGTTCAATATCTAGTTCATCTGAAAGGCGCGCTATTTAGTCTACGGCAAGGTGAACATATCCCAACCAAATCTAATCCTCAACAAAACATAATACATTAGTAGTTATTGACACATCTATGGATACCcttttcaacttcttcttcttcttcttcttcttcttcttcttcttcttcttcctcctaCTAACAATCTTCAATGTCCTATCGTGattcttcttgttgctgtctgtatcgttcttcttcttcttcctccgCCTCTCGACGGCAAGACTCAGTCCAGGAAAAAGATCTCAGTGCGGCAACTTGAGCTTCTTagttgagacctgtggctgagagcttatatcaccacaCAGAACTTAGAGCTCCTTAGTCCCGTTGACGATCTTGCTCCTTCTCAAGGCGGGAATAGTCGATGCCGAGTGAGAAGAGAAGTGCTCAATCGACCCAGAGACAGGATACTCCTTGAACCAGCCATCATGCCGAAATGGGGATCCAAAGTCGTATCTTCCCCAGAAAAGCCTCGATTGGTGGTTGACCGCGGCGATCTGGAAAAGCAGCTGCATGGAGTACCTCTCGTCGCTACTGGGAAGGCAAAAAGTTGTTCCCTGAATCCCAAGAGGAGCGAGTGTTGCCCATCTAAGTAAGCGGTTGTACATAAAGCCCAAACGCTTACGATCCTCAATTCCGTGGTTAAGAATTGTTCCCACGAACCGCTGCGGCTGAACCAAGCCTAAGAATCGCCCAATTTCGACATCACCTGGGCGTTGTAAGAAGCCTTGAAGAATATGCGCTGGATTCTCATCTCCTGGGATCTGAATCTGGTCGGTACTCCATCCAACTTCGTGAATTCGCCTTCGCAATGTAAACTCGTGGAGCCAGAATGCTCGCTGGACTTAGTAAAGAATTCTGGATTGCCATCAAGGTTTGTAGGTTTCTTACCAGGTTCTGAATGACCACTTGTAGTATTCGACGGCCGAGCATGTTAGCAAGAAAGGGAACCACATCTTCTAAGCTGTCCGCGTTTTAAAGGCGAAGCATTCTGTCCAAGTAGAGTTCTGCTTGATTGACTGGATTGAATACAAAGGCAAGTTGGTTGACATGGTCCGCCAACTCAAGAAACTCATCAGTTGCTCAGGATATAATTCATGAGTTTCTTGTAAGAGAACTGTTGTTCCGCTCCCTGTCTCGGACTCGATACGCTCCacaaggtcattgatgtATTTAGAGCGTGGACTTTCCTCCCAAAAGCTCTTGATGAAGTTAAGGGGAGTTGTCCAGGAGAATCCAACGAACTGAGACATCTTGTATGCTGAGAAGATGACTCGAAAGCGGTGGTCACTGAAGTGTTCGCTGAAACCgtatatataattaataaaaagttTGGAGAAATAGACCAAGATAATCAGCACCAGTACCAAAAACAGCGATATCAGTTTGTAAGTACTTGTGGGAACGTCAGATGGACTAAAGATGGTGAGGATGCTGGCTGATGGTCGACTGTATGCTGTGCAGGTATATATATCTCGGTAGTCTGAGAGTTTCATGACAGTGTTCAAGAGTTCCGCAAGTTTGGGACGAGATATAACTAATGGTAGGCGTAAGGAAGTACGAGTGTCCAAGTCCCGACACGGCGAACTGCAGACAGACTTCGTCGAGCTTGTCAGTCTCGTGAACATGAAGGCATGTCCTGTACACTGAAGGGTATGTCTGTCCCCATGGTTCATGAACCTCTGACGACCTCGACCTGAGTTTCATGGGTATTATTGCCTAAGGACAAGCCATACTGGTTGATAAGCTCAGGTGTGCTCTTTTGAGACAGCTCCGACTTGATTGTTGAGCAGAGTTGCCGGTTTAATATATGTATATTCGTTTTCCTGGAATCGGGTCAATCTCCAACATCGTGCTGTCCATGATGAATGCGTATATAGAGTAGAGCTGAAGTTTGCCTGCATAGCTGCGAGTCGTCGAATACTTTGAGGGCACCAGCTGTGAGCTCTATCAGCCCTGTAAGGGTCCACGCTGGGCGTGAGAGGTAGGTCCATCACGTCGACTGACGAGAACGCGGAAAATTGGGTTTAGTTTCGGACCAATACTGGCAGGTACTTGGTATATTTGTGTTCGTTGGAACACATTGAAGTGGCTGAGAAGTTAAGTGAACAGGTTTAAGTTTATGGAAGATTTCGTAAGAGATATATGATCTTGAGAACAGAGAACCACGTGAATGAGATATTAAATCATCTAGGTTGGGTGGACATTAGGTTCAAACGCCATGTAAAGCTTCCGTACTCAAGTGAAATGCTCTTATCTGCGCTGCATTAAAGGGGCGCAATGGTGATACGGTCTACGGCCATTCGCTATCGACAACGGTAGCTTGTAAGTTACACAAGATACAAGCTGAATCGTTGGTTCTGACTTACATCATATGACTTAGCCATGCCGTTCAAAGACAAACAAATGATGCAGGTAGGCAGACAAATAAAAGGGTGACCAATAGCTTCATGATACTCCCATGTGGTACAAAGAGTGAGAGTAAGAAGCATCCTCAATTTCACGTCTTCAACAGATCATATCACGAggagaacaaagacaagaacaTTGTGAATCAATTCCTACAATTCCACCTAATATGCTTCCCCTATCTCCGCTACCTGTGTACATACCGCTAACATCCCCCCACCGACCTGTCCCCCTGCCCCCAAGAGCCGTTGCAAGATCCTCAAAACTCCATGACGCAAAACCAAAATAACTACATCCAGATGTACGTATCGACGTATTTTCCTCATACGAGGATTTGGGGTTCGGGTCCTAGCCCTCCCGTTGCGGATATTAGCCGCGTGATCCGGGGCCGAAGTCCGGTTCACGATCGGGGAggtgcttcttctccttccgGCCCTTGATCACGAACTCAGACATAATCTGGATGTGATCTGCGGGGAAGTGCCAGTAAGGGAAGGCGGGAATTCGCTTCAGGTATTCGGGGTCAGGGGGTCCAAGAAGGTCTACTACCTCCAGTGTATTCGTAGAGTACCAGATGTAATCAATGACATCGGCAAATCCAGGCGTATAGTTGGTGAATGGCATTTCGTCGGCAGTGTTTTTGATGTGGGCGTAGGCGTCTCGGAGGCTGAAGGGGTGTTCAATACCGTCTCGCGTGAAGCTACCATACTGGAAGCTGCTCAATTCTAAGTGGTCAGGTGGTACGCGTCCCATAGACATCAGCTCATATACTGAAGAGTCTTCTGTGGAGTTGAAATCACCGCAGACCAGCAGAGGAATTTCGGTATTGGTGCGATACTCTTGGCTGGGACCTGGCTCGGCTTGGGGCACAGGTACCTCATCGTCTCCCATCGGTAGCACAATCATCTTTTTGTCCTTAACAGCTGGCCACCTCGCGTACTTCTCTGCAAGCTTCGTAACATGTTCCATGAGAATACCAGTTTGGATAACCTTGACATCGGCCAAGGCAGAGTCCCACGTGAGATGGGCGTTGACCAGGATAACTCGAGCTCCAGTGAGACGAGACTCAAAGAAGCAAATAACAGCAATATTGTCCTTGGGCATCACACGGTTGAAAACGTCGTGCTGGTTCTTCATGTCGGGTCGGTTGATGGCAATCGTGGCGAATTCGATAAGCTGCTTATCAAGAAGAATGAACTTGCTCTGCTTGTAAAAGACGGCACAACCGTCAACAGACTGTGCATCCTTCTCTGACATGGTCTTGGCTCGTGATTTGGGCCAATGGACACCCTTGTAATCCATCTGAGCAAGTTCCGGGCTGAGATCCTCCTTGAAAGCATCTGTTGATACCTCCTGGAGAGCAAGGAAATCCGCATCCCTGATTCGGAGTTCTTCCAGGATACATCCTTTACGATACTCCCAGTCGAGGGCACGGGTGGGCGTATAACCGTAAGTCTGGGGTGTCGCATACTTGTCGCAAAGAATGTTCCACGAGAAAACCTTGATCCTCTCCAGACTGGGTGACACGTCCTCCTGTATAACGATGGGCCTCCGGGGTGTGGGAGGAATGGGCACTGTAACTGTTAGCACATATCGTCGTGAGGTGCGCCATCGACTTACTAGGAGTATTTTCCTTCAGCGTATGTATCAGACTCTTTGTACCCTCCTCCATGATTTTATGTTTCACATCCGCGTCCAATGGGTTGCCCTCGATGCCGAGCATCTCCAGAAGGTGCAGTGATCCAAGTTCGTTCGGTAATGTTTGGATGTTATTATTGAAAAGTAACAGGTTCTTGAGATAAGTGCACATTCCGATCTCGGGGGGGATTTCGATTATCTGGTTGAAGGAGGCGTCAAGGTGGCGCAATGCTCGTAGTTCTCCAATCGCGTTCGGTAGTCGTGTCAGTTTGTTTGAGGCAATGAAGAGCTCGTTCAAGAACTTGTACTTGAAAAGCTCCGGAGCCAAGTTTCGCAACCCCTGCCCACTCATATCCAGATTGTGCCAGTCCTGCCGTGTTGCCTCCTTCTCAATAGCCAAGGGTCGTCTCCTATCAAcgccatcgtcttcgtcgtccgGGTGGGCACGTAGGCTAGCTGATGGTGGGGGACCAATTCCTCTATTTTCCGACGCTCTGAGCCTAGCATAGTAGTgcggttgttgttgatcGGTCATGGCAGAATGCGCTCGTTCAGCGTCTTTTTGCATTCGCAATTGCTCCTGCCACATCTCGTTGGGGGGTGGCTGTCCTCGGTTTCCTGCAGAATGGCCATTCTGAAGCGCATTCGGGTTGAAGGGACTCGAGTTAGAGAGTACGCCTGGGGTAAAGGTTGAGTGATGGCCTAAGCCATTGGCGTTGGGCATTCCATGGTCGTGTTGAAGtccttggtggtgttgtgtttgagaagggtgttgatgttgggtaTGCTGATAGTTGTATAGCAAGTTCGGGATGCCTCGCCCGGCGCCGTTGAGCCGAGCATGTTGACCCTGCCCGGAGTGTTGAGGATACATTCCGGTAGGTATTTGTGATGTGATTATGATGGTTATAGTCTCAGGGGTGGAGGTCTAGGAAGTTGCGCCGGCGAGCAGCACGGCGGTAGATATCGCTGATCGGCAGTCTTGATAAAAGGAAGTGAATATAGCAAATCgctggagaagctcatcgGCCGTCGTATATAGCGTTGACTTTTGACTTTGATAGGGCTCGCGTAACAGCGGGGAATGGTTGATTGGCGACGGAGCTCGAAACTTCACCCAAGGTTCCAAAAGAGAGAAAGCAAAGATAGCTCGCGTTTACGCATCAGCCTACAGCTGTCACCGAAACAATTGTCGTTGCTTTTTGGCTCGGATGGAGAACGTCGGTTCGTCGGCAGGTCAATAGCTCATCGAGAGGTGTCGTTGCGACAGTCCCAGGAGATCTGTGGCTTGATAGTGATGAAAGGTTAAATTTTTTGAGTCACGATCGATGTTATCGAAGCGACAAGGTGTTTCTTGTAGAAGCAGAAGTGCAGAGTGTATGTGAGTCAAGAAATACTGCAAAGGTAATGGTTAGTTAAAGCTTTGAAAGAAGGGCATCATGGGAGGGGGATCCAAGCTTTAGCGACACGTTGCGCTGTCATTGCTAGCTTCTGCGGGGCCAACGCACCTGTAAAGAGCGATCGCAACAATTTAGATATTCACTGAAAAGAATCAACTGATACTTGAACAGAAGAAAAGTGGCCGATGGCAAAGGGAGCGCATAGATATGACTGTGATGCTGGCTGTGATGCTGCGATGAACGGATTGCAGCCCAGAAGCGGGCGTTTAATCACGTGCACCTGCTCCGCATTCTGATGGCTCGTGCGAGGAGAGTCAGAATCGATAATCACGTGCAGCCTCTCTATAATTGCGCGACACACCTTGAACGACGATTCAGCCTTGCAAGGTCCGCGCCGCATCAGGTCGACGATAGTTGCATGTTCCTGTGCCATTGTGAGACAAGATATGTTCGCGAAATATGCTTGCGTTGCTCATGTCCAACGCAAGTTTGCATCCTTTTTGGCAGAATCCCCTCTGAACAATCATATGTTTGCAGCATCATGTGCACATATGGAGTTCAAGGGGAATGAGACCTACCACAGATTGAGCTCAACCTCTATGATCACGATACAATTAGTAGCGTGTTTTTGAGCCTCAACGTAGGGCTGTCAATTGGCTCGAAGTGCCGCAGTGCATGTTCTCAAGAGACCAGAAAATACATATGCACCTGTACATTTATGGACAGCTGGTGCTCGAACCACATGAGACAACATGTGTTATCTGTATGTTCCAGGAACAGCATCAACTCGCTGCGGACACTAGTAAACGCAACTGTGGCCAAGAGGACACAGCCAGCAAGTAAAGTGACGCCATTGATCAGGTCTCATCTCGCAAAACGCCATCGCTCCGACAGCCCTGTTGTTTGGCGTCCCACGGATTCAATGGTTCCGTCCACTAACACGGACCGCATGCAGCCTCGGAGAGAGTCAAGATGGGCTGGATGGATAGGAagctaggggaggcaagaaagtTTCCATTTGGACCTTGACCCTAAGCGACGAAAATGtttaggtaatttagccTAAGCTTAGGGGACTCTTTACTGtgtttattttggcatcctcttCTAAAATCCcttaagttttcttgctccccgAGGGGATGCACCAACATCGGGAGAGGGATCAATCATGGGCTCAAATCAACCAACTAAATTCTGGCTCTTATATCATGTTACCAAGACTTGGGTCGAAGAGGCAAACACTTGAGCTCAAACCGGTATGAGCATCCAATGTTATGCCATTCGGCCGAGAATAGGACCGTTGGACAATATTCATCTTCGGGTAGCGCTCTTGTAACAGAAATGTCTCGTTTGAACCTTGAACCACCTATCCGTACCGTACCGGACCgggagaagatggcaagcTTGACTCCATGGCTAACTCGGCAATCATTCATGCGAGCAACCCATGCCATTGGTACGTTTACACTCACTGAAACGTGAACATGGGAGACTATGTTTGCGCTGTCAGATTCAGATGCAAGTTGAAATTGGGAGTTGAATCCTCCCGACATGGTACATGGATGATACTGCAGGACCTAGCAAATGGAATGCATGAGAATCGAGAAAGTTTAGGTGAGCTGCGGCCTGCAGAAATCACAAGTTAGAGCCACTGTTCCCTGTCTAACCAACCACAAGAAACCTCGGACCGCCAAGGTCAGGCTGGATAGGAAGCTGCTAATTCGATAAGCGTCAATAAAACATCAGGCAAAAGCTCTAATGTGCGGGGGATGGCCAACCGAAGCGCGCCGCTCCACACCCCAGACAGTTGGGAACTGGGGAAATGCTGCCTTTTGGCCCGACCAAGCGTGAAAGCGTGAAGCATGAAGGATGGGGATGGCCGTATATAGAAAGTCACCGGTGCCGCCATTGCAGGCAAAGTTTGCTGTTTATTATTTGTTTGCTTCATTGCTTGTCTGACCTGAAACTGCTGTGCTGCACATGCACAGTACAGTACATGCAGTTTGCTCTCTTTCCTCGATCTCGAAACAGATCAATCCACTCGTGCTCAATCTCGACGCAACTATCCGAATATTGCTGTTTGGTGAGAGTTTATCAACCATACCGACTCTGGGAACTGTACGCGTCCCTGCGGCGCTACCCGTCACCTTTTGATAAGGACAAACGGCTATCACATCACATCGCAGGGACTGTTTGTTGCCAGCCAGCGAACGCCATCATAAAAAAGCTGGTTGCACCAGCGGATCCAAGGTCGCGCCAGCACAGACGCCTTATCCACCAGACTTCAGCATAAAAGCCATCGACGACATAGAGATAATGACGTTGGCTTCTGCTTGGGCAGTCAGGCACAATCACGAAACCAGCTTATGAAGGGTCCACGCACGACCAACAACGTTTGACATCACGGTTGCAAACCGTTTCGGCACTCGATATTCgcatccacatccacatccacattTGCTTCCCACCCATCACGTTTGCGCGAATTACGGATAGTATCTTCAGCGTAACGCTGGCCGATGAAGAAACCCTGCTCTTCGGTTTAGGCGACACCTCTGATCAGACAAGCGTCAACAAAAGGGCCAAGCAACCAAGGGCCTTCTGCTACTGTTGCTTTTACTGCCCCTGCATGGTCCGGGACGCAATCCGGCAACCACCCGGGCTTGATAACCCAGTTCCGCGGGCCAGAGAAGGGTTCTAGAAGGGTCAAAAGTGCTCCCGACCGGGGGCCAGGAGATTTGCTGTAGGTACCGTTTGGCTTACCATCGCGGGTCGTTGGACTTGTGTGTGGTTCAGTCCAGTTCGTCAGTTGAGCAGCAAGTGTGTTTGCTAGCGGCGGTGGAACTGGAACACAATTATTTTACCTAGTGG
Coding sequences within it:
- a CDS encoding glucose-repressible alcohol dehydrogenase transcriptional effector, yielding MYPQHSGQGQHARLNGAGRGIPNLLYNYQHTQHQHPSQTQHHQGLQHDHGMPNANGLGHHSTFTPGVLSNSSPFNPNALQNGHSAGNRGQPPPNEMWQEQLRMQKDAERAHSAMTDQQQPHYYARLRASENRGIGPPPSASLRAHPDDEDDGVDRRRPLAIEKEATRQDWHNLDMSGQGLRNLAPELFKYKFLNELFIASNKLTRLPNAIGELRALRHLDASFNQIIEIPPEIGMCTYLKNLLLFNNNIQTLPNELGSLHLLEMLGIEGNPLDADVKHKIMEEGTKSLIHTLKENTPMPIPPTPRRPIVIQEDVSPSLERIKVFSWNILCDKYATPQTYGYTPTRALDWEYRKGCILEELRIRDADFLALQEVSTDAFKEDLSPELAQMDYKGVHWPKSRAKTMSEKDAQSVDGCAVFYKQSKFILLDKQLIEFATIAINRPDMKNQHDVFNRVMPKDNIAVICFFESRLTGARVILVNAHLTWDSALADVKVIQTGILMEHVTKLAEKYARWPAVKDKKMIVLPMGDDEVPVPQAEPGPSQEYRTNTEIPLLVCGDFNSTEDSSVYELMSMGRVPPDHLELSSFQYGSFTRDGIEHPFSLRDAYAHIKNTADEMPFTNYTPGFADVIDYIWYSTNTLEVVDLLGPPDPEYLKRIPAFPYWHFPADHIQIMSEFVIKGRKEKKHLPDREPDFGPGSRG